One genomic window of Legionella jordanis includes the following:
- a CDS encoding carbon-nitrogen hydrolase family protein, which produces MTKHVNKKPIVVVRNAKITDIPKIRALVARAYPNMETYSPDALRGHIYHFPQGQFVVEYEDEIVGYCATFKISGDIALKPHTWNEITGGGYASRHDPDGDFLYGMEVCVHPEYRGLRIGNRLYSARKKLCLAEGLKGIVFAGRIPRYHKQHKKYPNVNDYVNAVINKEVKDPVLSFQLRNDFQVIAVLPNYLSFDKESMGYAAHLVWYTPLAMINEQSGKTPPQQAVDKVRLSVVQYMQRRVKSFEEFAQHVEYFVDVVADYYADFVLFPELFTMQLLSSIEGNHVSPDQSILQLTEFTEPFLKLMSGLSVKYNINIIGGSHPTKVDGLIYNIGYIFLRDGQVHEQYKIHPTPNERYWWNIHGGNELTTIMTDCGPIAVLICYDCEFPELARHAVNQGAKILFVPFCTDERQSYMRVRYCAQARAIENQCYVVMAGNVGNLPGVDNMAIQYAQSSIFTPCDFPFSRDGIAADTTPNVEMVCFADLSMHNLEIVRNQGTVLNLKDRRHDLYSIQWKHK; this is translated from the coding sequence ATGACCAAGCACGTCAATAAAAAACCTATCGTTGTCGTTCGAAATGCCAAAATAACTGATATTCCAAAAATTCGGGCTTTAGTAGCGAGAGCTTATCCAAACATGGAGACCTACAGTCCGGATGCTCTTCGCGGTCATATCTATCATTTCCCACAAGGTCAATTTGTTGTCGAATATGAAGACGAAATCGTAGGTTATTGCGCCACATTTAAAATCAGTGGTGACATTGCCTTAAAACCTCATACCTGGAATGAAATTACGGGAGGAGGCTATGCTTCCCGGCACGATCCCGATGGTGATTTTCTCTATGGTATGGAAGTCTGTGTCCACCCGGAATACCGTGGCCTTCGCATTGGAAATCGATTGTACAGCGCCCGCAAAAAACTATGTCTGGCAGAAGGGTTAAAGGGTATTGTTTTTGCCGGGCGAATTCCCCGTTACCATAAGCAACATAAGAAATACCCCAATGTTAATGATTATGTTAATGCGGTCATCAACAAGGAAGTGAAGGACCCTGTATTGTCTTTCCAGTTGCGCAATGATTTTCAAGTGATTGCGGTCCTGCCTAATTATTTGTCCTTTGATAAAGAATCGATGGGTTATGCCGCACATTTAGTCTGGTATACCCCACTTGCCATGATCAATGAACAATCAGGGAAAACACCGCCGCAGCAAGCGGTCGATAAAGTGCGTTTAAGCGTCGTGCAATACATGCAACGACGGGTGAAGTCCTTCGAAGAGTTTGCCCAGCACGTTGAGTATTTTGTTGACGTGGTTGCTGATTACTACGCCGATTTTGTTTTATTCCCGGAATTATTCACTATGCAATTGCTGTCTTCCATTGAAGGCAATCATGTAAGCCCAGATCAATCCATTTTACAACTGACTGAATTTACTGAGCCCTTTCTAAAGCTCATGTCCGGTCTCTCAGTAAAATACAACATCAACATCATTGGAGGCAGTCATCCTACTAAAGTGGATGGTTTGATCTATAACATAGGGTATATTTTCTTGCGGGATGGACAAGTGCATGAACAGTATAAAATTCATCCCACTCCTAATGAACGTTACTGGTGGAACATCCATGGTGGAAACGAGCTTACAACCATTATGACAGATTGCGGGCCCATTGCCGTTTTAATTTGCTATGACTGCGAATTTCCAGAACTCGCCCGCCATGCAGTAAACCAGGGCGCTAAGATTTTATTTGTGCCATTCTGTACCGATGAGCGACAAAGTTACATGCGAGTTCGTTATTGTGCTCAGGCAAGAGCCATTGAAAATCAATGTTATGTGGTAATGGCTGGCAACGTCGGAAACTTGCCCGGCGTGGATAACATGGCTATTCAATATGCTCAAAGCAGCATTTTTACGCCTTGTGATTTTCCTTTTTCTCGCGATGGCATTGCGGCCGATACAACGCCTAATGTGGAGATGGTGTGTTTCGCTGATTTAAGCATGCACAATCTTGAGATCGTTCGGAACCAAGGAACAGTTTTAAATCTAAAAGACAGGCGTCATGATCTTTACTCCATCCAATGGAAACACAAATGA
- a CDS encoding mechanosensitive ion channel family protein has protein sequence MKKILAAFLLSCVSMYIFAAAENIYNGFNASEANAQLNTIQTQLTKKKLTYEQLYNSVQLLQSLQKDAISCIQNGKEKLQQIDELVNNREITSILLKEQDIRYRHLMADRVKYVKAMTECILFNYHAAQTLSDIDATMAKTRVSTLLARSAPVWREFNPKIFFNLHLNKQTLFRVSGIGHLHEVDLLLLAGILLTGFLLNFVFCFIILPKIKHKIPQLYHSLKNSELSLILALALADLYLHKLLAAIQPTPTLLLFFNACFVYAAVASLLKFFLYLKIQFSNFSTSFINTIYLRSMLFATILWIGYCGTLLIRQQWVIPQLLNIRFIVFITLISLSFGWLMWLIFKFPLFESKAHWVKPIKTLLIFLFMFMIVMAWLGYSNFAMYFIPNVILTLLIFFVLWKITLALGRLFHYLNDPGRPASEKFHAWLGLKPTQMLSEVFVIRLLLNFAVFVLSIFFLLKIWGVSQYNIDILRNFYLHGGSVYGIYITPVNIVRAAMLFCVFIMLGRALSTYVAGRSAFKKEKYRQDNIATLINYVVFTISLLIALFIAGANFTSLTVIAGALSIGIGFGLQYIASDLVSGILLLLHRPVVPGDRVEIENNEGYIKKIRLLSTQIRTLHHADVIIPNSNLVNKSVTNYTYRENKISRLKSQIILDSNSDLELAKTILLNVVKNNKKVIQEAPYEPRVLFELRPSPDRLHVLIDLLYYVKNVAYKQSVSSEINFEILKALKENNLCPGQNSH, from the coding sequence ATGAAAAAGATTCTGGCTGCCTTTTTATTATCTTGCGTTTCAATGTATATTTTTGCTGCTGCAGAAAATATATACAACGGTTTTAATGCGTCAGAAGCTAATGCACAACTGAACACAATTCAAACTCAACTGACGAAAAAAAAGCTCACTTATGAACAGTTATACAATTCCGTGCAATTGCTTCAGAGTTTACAAAAAGATGCTATTTCCTGCATACAAAATGGAAAGGAAAAATTACAGCAAATTGATGAGCTGGTTAATAATCGAGAAATTACCTCCATCCTATTAAAGGAACAAGACATTCGCTATCGGCATTTAATGGCAGACCGAGTTAAGTATGTCAAGGCTATGACTGAATGCATTCTCTTTAATTACCACGCTGCGCAAACTCTAAGTGATATCGATGCGACCATGGCAAAAACAAGAGTATCCACTTTACTGGCACGTTCTGCACCAGTGTGGCGTGAATTTAATCCAAAGATTTTTTTTAACTTGCACCTAAATAAGCAAACTCTTTTTCGTGTCAGCGGCATAGGGCATTTGCATGAGGTAGACCTTCTTCTCCTTGCCGGTATTTTATTAACCGGATTCCTATTGAATTTCGTATTTTGTTTTATAATTCTTCCAAAAATTAAACATAAAATTCCACAGTTATATCACTCTTTAAAAAACAGTGAACTGTCGCTGATCCTGGCTCTGGCCTTAGCTGATCTTTACCTGCATAAATTACTGGCAGCAATTCAACCCACACCCACACTGTTATTATTTTTTAATGCTTGTTTTGTCTATGCAGCAGTGGCTTCCCTTCTAAAATTCTTTTTATATCTCAAAATCCAATTTTCAAACTTCTCCACCTCATTCATCAATACCATCTACCTGCGTAGCATGCTTTTCGCAACCATTCTCTGGATAGGGTATTGCGGGACTCTTCTGATTCGGCAGCAGTGGGTTATTCCGCAGTTATTGAACATACGCTTTATTGTGTTCATTACCCTCATAAGTCTGTCCTTTGGTTGGCTAATGTGGCTTATTTTTAAATTTCCACTTTTTGAATCAAAAGCTCATTGGGTAAAACCAATTAAAACTCTGCTCATTTTTCTTTTCATGTTCATGATTGTCATGGCATGGTTGGGGTACAGTAATTTTGCCATGTACTTCATTCCTAATGTGATTTTAACTCTTTTGATTTTCTTTGTGCTATGGAAAATAACTTTGGCTCTTGGAAGATTGTTTCATTATTTGAATGATCCAGGGCGCCCTGCTTCTGAGAAATTCCACGCTTGGCTGGGACTTAAACCCACGCAAATGCTTTCCGAAGTTTTTGTTATCCGCCTTCTGTTAAACTTTGCTGTTTTCGTATTGTCGATTTTTTTCTTATTAAAGATTTGGGGGGTTTCTCAATACAACATCGATATACTCAGAAACTTTTATTTACATGGTGGCTCCGTCTATGGAATATACATTACTCCGGTAAATATTGTACGTGCAGCAATGTTGTTCTGCGTTTTTATCATGCTCGGTCGTGCTTTATCAACCTATGTGGCCGGGCGAAGTGCTTTTAAGAAGGAGAAATATCGACAAGACAATATTGCAACATTAATTAATTATGTTGTTTTTACCATTTCTCTTCTCATTGCGTTATTTATCGCAGGTGCGAATTTTACCAGCCTTACCGTCATCGCCGGAGCATTATCCATCGGAATTGGTTTTGGTTTGCAATACATTGCCAGTGATTTGGTAAGCGGCATCCTCTTATTGCTCCATAGACCCGTTGTGCCCGGCGATCGGGTTGAAATTGAAAACAACGAAGGGTATATCAAAAAGATTCGCTTATTATCCACCCAGATTAGGACTTTGCATCACGCCGATGTCATTATTCCAAACTCAAATTTGGTCAATAAATCAGTAACCAACTACACCTACCGCGAAAATAAAATTTCTCGTTTAAAAAGCCAAATTATTTTAGACAGCAATAGCGATTTAGAACTTGCGAAAACCATTCTCTTGAACGTGGTGAAAAATAATAAAAAAGTTATCCAGGAAGCCCCTTATGAACCACGGGTGCTTTTTGAACTTCGCCCCTCTCCTGATAGGCTTCATGTCTTAATTGACTTGCTGTACTACGTAAAAAATGTGGCTTACAAACAATCCGTCTCAAGCGAGATAAATTTCGAAATTTTAAAAGCTTTAAAAGAAAATAACCTTTGTCCTGGGCAGAATTCTCATTAA
- a CDS encoding diacylglycerol/lipid kinase family protein, which translates to MSSIAVIINPISGGGRGKKIWNILLPGLRALFERIDYRMCNKVDDMVQLTRILLQNNPDYFLIIGGDGSLSQAVNGLYSQDQLLSPKTTYAYFNSGCGGDFASQFPPQKVTEFLDRLVHKKTVETNIGKITFSNKRIRYFINIASCGLSAHVVEQSSHSKWLKKLGGPINYFVNALLGLLTYKLTPVKIQLDDNEPFESNIFLIAICNGQYFGGGMHVSPTAKFNDDLLDVVIFQNFTRLSAMIKLRKVYSGRHLLEKKVHYVQAKKIKVTAMNNFNLAVEADGELIGRLTASFALLPEKLKLVV; encoded by the coding sequence ATGAGCTCAATTGCCGTAATCATTAATCCCATATCAGGAGGCGGCCGAGGAAAAAAAATTTGGAATATCTTACTCCCCGGTCTTCGTGCCCTGTTTGAACGCATCGATTATCGTATGTGCAATAAAGTCGATGATATGGTCCAGCTGACTCGAATTCTTTTGCAAAATAACCCAGATTATTTTTTAATCATTGGTGGTGACGGCAGTTTGAGTCAGGCAGTTAACGGTTTATACAGTCAAGATCAGTTGCTCAGTCCAAAGACCACTTATGCCTATTTTAATTCCGGTTGTGGTGGTGATTTTGCCAGCCAATTTCCTCCCCAGAAAGTTACGGAGTTTTTGGACCGCTTAGTGCATAAAAAGACTGTAGAGACCAACATTGGCAAAATTACATTCTCAAACAAGAGAATTCGCTACTTTATTAACATTGCCAGCTGCGGCTTGTCCGCTCATGTGGTTGAGCAATCATCCCACAGCAAATGGCTAAAAAAATTAGGCGGTCCAATTAACTATTTTGTTAACGCCTTACTAGGCCTTTTAACCTACAAACTCACTCCGGTAAAAATCCAGCTCGATGATAACGAGCCTTTTGAGAGCAACATCTTTTTAATCGCCATTTGCAACGGCCAATATTTTGGTGGTGGTATGCACGTCTCCCCCACAGCAAAATTCAATGATGATCTTTTAGACGTAGTCATTTTTCAAAATTTCACACGATTATCTGCCATGATTAAATTGCGAAAGGTTTACTCAGGCAGGCATTTATTGGAAAAGAAAGTTCACTACGTTCAAGCAAAAAAAATCAAGGTCACCGCTATGAACAACTTCAACCTGGCCGTTGAGGCCGATGGGGAATTGATTGGGCGTCTAACCGCATCATTTGCATTGCTTCCTGAAAAGCTAAAATTAGTTGTCTAA
- a CDS encoding NADPH-dependent 2,4-dienoyl-CoA reductase produces MELKIEHTPFKALFKPLDLGFTQLKNRLLMGSMHTGLEEDKKDLSRLAAFYKERALGGAGLIVTGGFAPNRAGRLAPFAAKLTNSKEQQRHELITQTVHDSGGKIALQILHAGRYGYHPFVVAPTALKSPISPFTPWTMSKARIIKTIKHFARCARLAQTAGYDGVEIMGSEGYLINQFIVAHTNHRQDEWGGSFSNRMRFPVEVVRSVREAVGSKFIIIYRLSMLDLIEKGSSWEEVVQLAKAIEEAGATLINTGIGWHEARIPTIATMVPTAAFTAITKKLKPEISIPVITSNRINTVELANALLDEGVADMVSMARPFLADPFLPQKAEAGNSKGINVCIACNQACLDRVFVNKAASCLVNPRACNETELVYEAVLHPKNIAVVGAGPAGLAFAAVAAERGHKVTMFEKNEQLGGQFNLAKSIPGKEDFQHTIAYFHHQLTQFQVDIRLNCQANPELLKDYDEIILATGILPRVPDIDGINHPKVMSYIDLIQGKKAPGDRVAVIGAGGIGFDVAEWLTHPQDGQNNSFYEEWGIDLNMEHRGGLKPAKMSPSKRQVYLLQRKNEKHGKRLGKTTGWIHRLSLKHKNVRMIGGVQYERIDDAGLHILINDKKETIHVDSVIVCAGQIELRDLYDSLKEAGKSVHLIGGAFKAMELDARHAIDQACRLAALL; encoded by the coding sequence ATGGAACTGAAAATTGAACATACCCCTTTTAAAGCTTTATTTAAACCGCTGGATTTAGGTTTTACGCAACTCAAAAATCGCCTGCTTATGGGCTCAATGCACACGGGATTGGAAGAAGACAAAAAGGATTTATCGCGTTTGGCTGCTTTTTACAAGGAGCGGGCTTTAGGTGGTGCCGGCCTAATTGTAACCGGGGGTTTTGCACCTAATCGTGCCGGACGACTAGCGCCTTTTGCAGCAAAATTGACCAACAGCAAAGAACAGCAGCGTCACGAATTAATCACCCAAACGGTTCATGATTCAGGTGGAAAAATAGCCTTGCAGATTCTGCATGCCGGACGTTATGGATATCATCCCTTTGTCGTGGCTCCCACTGCCCTGAAATCACCAATAAGCCCGTTTACACCGTGGACAATGTCGAAAGCACGAATAATCAAAACCATCAAACATTTCGCCCGCTGTGCTCGTTTGGCTCAAACTGCGGGTTATGATGGCGTAGAAATCATGGGAAGTGAGGGTTATCTGATTAACCAATTCATCGTTGCCCACACCAACCATCGACAAGATGAATGGGGAGGTAGTTTCAGCAACCGCATGCGCTTTCCTGTCGAAGTGGTCCGCAGTGTACGTGAAGCCGTAGGGTCCAAGTTCATCATTATTTACCGTCTTTCAATGCTGGATTTAATTGAAAAGGGAAGCAGCTGGGAAGAAGTGGTTCAATTGGCAAAAGCAATTGAGGAAGCGGGTGCAACTTTAATTAATACCGGGATAGGTTGGCATGAGGCAAGAATTCCTACCATAGCGACTATGGTGCCAACAGCAGCTTTCACTGCAATTACGAAAAAACTCAAACCGGAAATTTCAATTCCAGTGATTACCTCCAATCGCATTAATACCGTTGAGCTGGCCAATGCATTATTAGATGAAGGGGTTGCAGATATGGTTTCAATGGCCAGACCTTTTTTAGCCGATCCTTTTCTGCCGCAAAAAGCCGAGGCTGGAAACAGCAAAGGAATAAACGTTTGCATTGCTTGCAATCAAGCCTGTCTCGATCGGGTTTTTGTCAACAAGGCAGCATCCTGTCTTGTCAATCCTAGGGCTTGTAACGAGACCGAATTGGTTTATGAAGCGGTATTACATCCCAAAAACATTGCTGTCGTGGGTGCAGGCCCTGCTGGTTTGGCTTTTGCAGCGGTTGCAGCGGAACGTGGGCATAAAGTCACAATGTTTGAAAAAAACGAACAATTGGGTGGCCAATTCAATTTAGCAAAAAGTATTCCTGGTAAAGAAGATTTTCAACATACGATTGCATATTTTCATCACCAATTGACTCAATTCCAGGTGGACATTCGTTTGAATTGCCAAGCTAATCCAGAGCTTCTGAAAGATTATGATGAAATCATTTTGGCAACAGGAATTTTGCCTCGTGTTCCTGATATCGATGGCATTAATCACCCAAAAGTGATGAGTTATATTGATTTGATTCAGGGGAAAAAAGCTCCGGGGGATCGGGTTGCAGTAATTGGTGCGGGGGGAATTGGTTTTGATGTTGCAGAATGGCTCACTCACCCGCAAGACGGCCAAAATAATTCCTTTTATGAGGAGTGGGGAATTGATTTAAACATGGAACATCGAGGGGGTTTAAAGCCTGCAAAAATGTCACCCAGCAAACGCCAAGTTTATTTACTGCAGCGAAAGAATGAAAAACATGGCAAGAGGCTTGGAAAAACAACGGGCTGGATTCACCGCTTGAGTTTAAAACATAAAAATGTCCGAATGATTGGCGGTGTTCAATACGAGCGTATCGATGATGCCGGTTTACACATCCTGATAAATGATAAAAAAGAAACCATTCATGTGGACTCCGTCATTGTTTGTGCCGGCCAGATTGAATTGCGCGATCTCTATGATTCTTTAAAAGAAGCTGGAAAATCCGTACATTTAATTGGCGGGGCTTTCAAAGCCATGGAATTGGACGCACGCCACGCCATTGATCAAGCCTGCCGTCTGGCCGCATTGCTATGA
- the plaA gene encoding GDSL family lysophospholipase PlaA, with translation MRTLLTCFILLFAGFAVAKPLNQIVVFGDSLSDNGNLYEHMHKKLPQSPPYYEGRFTNGPVWVERLTEAYFPGAIKEHLSDYAFGGAGVSEDPEDDTLFTLKKEIDTYFLAHNDKADENSLFIIWIGANNYLGIPDDTEEALNQVKEGISHGLKRLADAGAKHILIVNMPDLGKTPIASAFDSEEILTSITQKHNQYLEASIKSLREAYPEVQWLYYDVNGIVNDLISSPEQFGFNNIKDTCYEIMVDKPSSKTVLRMAAQISPKEGSDVCQGYLFFDPVHPTGPAHQIMADRARSFLDAEGVEFSS, from the coding sequence ATGAGAACCCTATTAACTTGCTTTATCCTGCTTTTTGCTGGATTTGCAGTTGCTAAACCCTTGAATCAAATCGTTGTTTTTGGCGATAGCTTATCAGACAATGGCAATCTTTATGAGCATATGCATAAAAAATTGCCTCAGTCACCCCCATATTATGAAGGCCGATTTACCAATGGGCCTGTTTGGGTAGAGCGGCTGACCGAGGCTTATTTCCCTGGCGCTATTAAAGAGCATCTATCGGATTATGCTTTTGGTGGAGCGGGCGTTTCTGAAGATCCGGAAGATGATACGCTCTTCACTTTAAAAAAAGAAATTGATACTTATTTCTTAGCCCACAACGATAAAGCAGATGAAAATAGTCTCTTTATAATTTGGATTGGTGCTAATAATTATCTGGGAATCCCAGATGATACTGAAGAAGCTTTGAATCAGGTGAAGGAAGGGATATCTCACGGCCTGAAGCGTTTGGCTGATGCCGGTGCAAAGCATATCTTAATCGTTAATATGCCTGATTTAGGCAAAACTCCGATTGCCTCGGCGTTTGATTCAGAAGAAATATTAACATCCATAACTCAAAAGCATAATCAGTATCTGGAAGCAAGCATCAAGTCCTTGCGAGAAGCCTATCCGGAAGTCCAGTGGCTTTACTATGATGTTAATGGCATAGTGAACGATCTCATCAGTTCACCCGAGCAGTTTGGTTTTAATAATATCAAAGACACTTGCTATGAGATCATGGTTGATAAACCTTCCAGCAAGACGGTGTTAAGAATGGCTGCTCAAATTAGTCCAAAAGAAGGTTCAGACGTATGCCAAGGTTATTTATTTTTTGATCCAGTGCATCCAACAGGACCAGCTCACCAAATTATGGCAGACCGAGCACGAAGTTTCCTGGATGCAGAAGGCGTCGAATTTTCATCCTAA
- a CDS encoding OmpP1/FadL family transporter, with product MRYTSTLVFSFISLTAQANVLQYFAGISYSNPAELFKVKKNEFWIGGTGFYADIQFSGSVLNFNSFQYDSGVSASRRFSLLPYGRIANRINDKLVLGVDVTQPFHSNLIWGRHEVTRYASTETLMTDTDVSPRFAYSIIPQLTVGAGLNFNFLKDNETNWALPINQTQYDTLINRSSSMGIGWDAGAYYIINKSNFLGITRYSSIKQRTRGESLFNGNVNNNLSFTFNFPPTTVLNYVHMFNQKWLASGQIFATEWAINQFARINNTAAPPPFGPNFVFTMHYGTSWAYSAAVRHQYSEHLGLTLIGLIDDGPERDRLRTINFPSDTQYFLALAADYHLSKMTTVELLYGHVISNTNINNFLPLNGRDMPFTTGKVKINADVWDLKFKLQM from the coding sequence ATGCGTTATACATCTACTTTAGTTTTTAGTTTCATCAGTCTGACTGCGCAAGCCAACGTTTTGCAATATTTTGCTGGAATCAGCTATAGCAATCCGGCAGAATTATTTAAAGTTAAAAAAAATGAATTCTGGATCGGGGGAACTGGTTTTTATGCAGATATTCAGTTCTCAGGCAGTGTTTTAAACTTTAACAGTTTTCAGTACGACAGTGGCGTAAGTGCCTCTAGACGATTTAGCCTCTTACCCTATGGCCGCATTGCAAATCGCATTAATGACAAATTGGTTCTTGGCGTGGACGTCACCCAACCTTTTCATTCTAATTTGATTTGGGGAAGACATGAAGTTACTCGCTATGCATCAACCGAAACATTGATGACTGACACCGATGTTAGCCCACGCTTTGCTTACAGCATTATCCCACAACTGACTGTGGGTGCAGGATTAAACTTTAACTTTTTAAAAGATAATGAAACCAACTGGGCACTGCCTATCAATCAAACGCAGTATGATACGCTCATTAATCGCAGCTCAAGCATGGGCATTGGTTGGGACGCCGGAGCTTACTACATCATCAATAAAAGCAATTTTTTGGGTATAACACGTTACTCCTCCATCAAACAAAGAACAAGAGGAGAAAGCCTTTTCAATGGCAATGTGAATAATAACCTTAGTTTTACTTTTAATTTTCCTCCGACAACCGTGTTAAATTACGTGCATATGTTTAACCAAAAATGGCTGGCCAGCGGGCAAATATTTGCCACTGAGTGGGCCATTAATCAGTTTGCCAGAATAAACAACACAGCAGCTCCCCCACCATTTGGGCCAAATTTTGTTTTTACGATGCATTATGGTACTTCTTGGGCCTATTCAGCGGCAGTTCGGCATCAATACAGTGAACATTTAGGCTTGACTTTAATTGGTCTTATTGACGATGGTCCTGAGCGCGATCGCCTACGAACGATTAATTTTCCATCAGACACGCAGTATTTTTTGGCCTTGGCAGCCGATTATCATCTAAGTAAAATGACTACGGTGGAATTGTTGTATGGGCATGTGATTTCCAATACAAATATTAATAATTTCTTACCCCTTAATGGCCGAGACATGCCGTTTACCACGGGTAAAGTAAAAATTAATGCAGATGTATGGGATTTGAAATTTAAGCTGCAAATGTAA
- a CDS encoding DotI/IcmL family type IV secretion protein — translation MNKSMLYAGLLVFSSANTNAAMDTVNLSHEILASSAQAGSLNLASNDLQPKQVLAAQGAAPNNTQGTQTTGSQTVTTQTQAPAQATSTQTGTQTTTTTQGTAIQNSSAPATTVTTTPQVVPAQTQQTTTITTQPATTTITTQPATVPVPTAKTSISIQKINAPKMDCNYHIPAETTHVDKSIVLQWAGNAAAQSFDFDNTTMDSQLAALKPCYTDLGWQGFNDALQKSGNLDAIKNQKLMVSSMVSGPLQITEVKENQWKVNVPLQVVYQNDQQKLTQSLMVNLLIGRKVSGDLGIMQMIAVPRKPLEQTVPGTSSTTVTVPASTTQP, via the coding sequence ATGAACAAATCCATGCTATATGCAGGATTACTAGTTTTTTCAAGCGCTAACACCAACGCTGCAATGGATACTGTGAATCTCAGCCATGAGATATTGGCTTCCTCTGCACAAGCAGGAAGTTTAAATTTAGCCAGCAATGATTTGCAGCCTAAACAAGTACTTGCAGCACAAGGCGCTGCACCAAACAATACTCAAGGCACTCAAACAACGGGCTCACAAACAGTGACTACCCAAACTCAAGCACCCGCGCAAGCGACTTCTACACAAACAGGCACACAGACCACCACGACCACTCAAGGCACTGCCATTCAAAACAGCTCAGCACCAGCAACCACAGTAACAACCACCCCGCAGGTTGTTCCCGCTCAAACGCAACAAACGACAACCATTACCACTCAACCTGCTACCACAACCATTACCACCCAGCCTGCAACAGTACCGGTACCCACGGCAAAAACCTCAATATCCATTCAGAAAATCAATGCTCCTAAAATGGATTGCAATTATCACATCCCTGCTGAAACGACTCATGTGGATAAATCCATCGTGCTGCAATGGGCAGGGAATGCTGCTGCGCAATCTTTTGACTTTGATAATACCACAATGGATTCCCAATTGGCTGCTTTAAAGCCTTGTTATACGGATTTGGGCTGGCAAGGTTTTAATGATGCTTTGCAAAAGTCAGGAAATTTGGATGCCATTAAAAATCAAAAGTTAATGGTAAGCAGTATGGTCAGTGGCCCTTTACAAATTACCGAGGTAAAAGAGAACCAGTGGAAGGTCAATGTTCCTTTGCAGGTTGTTTATCAAAATGACCAACAAAAACTAACCCAATCTCTCATGGTTAATTTATTAATTGGCAGAAAAGTTTCTGGAGATTTAGGTATCATGCAAATGATCGCCGTTCCACGAAAACCTCTTGAGCAAACAGTACCCGGGACATCCAGCACTACGGTTACCGTTCCTGCATCCACGACACAACCATAA
- the hutG gene encoding formimidoylglutamase has product MLKDVQGYLPPDASLWRGRKDSLPGERFFQRVNLINLQSQSLATNQQGIAFLGFCSDEGIRRNEGRPGAKEGPMSIREQLAKLPCHKSKNLIDIGNIVCQGEELELAQSEFAQLIQYAKSSGYKTIAFGGGHEIAWAHYLGLTANYPKLAIINFDAHFDLRPLKDNQATSGTPFLQIAQYCRQNQLPFNYCCLGIQPVGNTESLFKIADELDVTYLTAEQINTKSLAWQIAFLDDFLLSHDYIYLTICMDVFAECFAPAVSAPQALGMTPWQALTLLKYILQTGKVVSFDVAELSPPLDQNHKTARLAANLVAELLDYY; this is encoded by the coding sequence ATGTTAAAGGATGTTCAAGGGTATCTTCCACCAGATGCTTCTCTTTGGCGAGGACGCAAAGACAGCTTGCCCGGAGAACGTTTTTTTCAAAGAGTCAACTTGATTAACCTTCAATCGCAATCATTAGCAACCAATCAGCAAGGTATTGCATTTCTCGGATTCTGCAGTGATGAAGGCATCAGGCGAAATGAAGGACGTCCTGGAGCCAAAGAGGGGCCGATGAGTATTCGAGAGCAGTTGGCCAAGTTGCCCTGCCACAAGAGTAAAAATCTGATTGATATAGGCAATATAGTTTGCCAGGGTGAAGAATTGGAGTTAGCCCAGAGTGAATTTGCACAGTTAATTCAATATGCAAAATCATCAGGATATAAAACGATTGCCTTCGGTGGTGGCCATGAAATAGCCTGGGCTCATTATTTAGGTTTAACAGCCAATTATCCCAAATTGGCGATCATCAATTTTGATGCCCATTTTGATTTAAGGCCACTGAAGGATAATCAAGCAACTTCAGGCACTCCTTTTCTGCAAATAGCACAATATTGCCGTCAAAATCAGTTGCCATTCAACTATTGTTGCCTGGGTATACAACCTGTGGGTAATACTGAGAGCCTATTTAAAATCGCCGATGAACTGGATGTCACTTACTTAACCGCTGAACAGATCAATACAAAAAGCTTAGCCTGGCAAATTGCATTTCTTGATGACTTTTTGCTAAGTCACGATTATATTTATTTGACGATTTGCATGGATGTATTTGCTGAATGCTTTGCCCCTGCTGTAAGTGCGCCACAAGCTTTAGGCATGACACCCTGGCAAGCATTAACTTTATTGAAATACATCTTACAAACTGGCAAAGTTGTAAGTTTTGATGTGGCTGAACTCTCACCTCCACTGGATCAGAATCATAAAACAGCACGATTGGCTGCAAATCTGGTGGCAGAATTATTGGATTACTACTAA